One stretch of Candidatus Epulonipiscium sp. DNA includes these proteins:
- the msrB gene encoding peptide-methionine (R)-S-oxide reductase MsrB encodes MAESKEELKKKLTDIQYKVTQENGTEPPFQNEYNDNFEDGIYVDIISGKPLFSSREKFESGCGWPSFTKPIDSNLVKQKQDYSHNMIRTEVRSSGSDSHLGHVFNDGPIEKGGLRYCINSAALKFIPKDKMEEEGYGEYMDRV; translated from the coding sequence ATGGCAGAAAGCAAAGAGGAATTAAAGAAAAAGTTAACAGATATCCAGTACAAAGTAACTCAAGAAAATGGGACCGAACCGCCTTTTCAAAACGAATATAACGATAACTTTGAAGATGGGATATATGTCGATATCATAAGTGGCAAACCCCTCTTTTCATCTAGGGAAAAATTCGAATCAGGGTGCGGCTGGCCTTCTTTTACAAAACCCATTGATAGCAATTTGGTAAAGCAAAAGCAAGATTACAGTCACAATATGATAAGAACAGAGGTAAGAAGTTCTGGCTCTGACTCCCATCTTGGACATGTATTTAATGATGGACCCATAGAAAAAGGCGGCCTTAGGTATTGTATCAATTCCGCTGCTTTGAAATTTATTCCTAAGGATAAGATGGAAGAAGAAGGTTATGGGGAGTATATGGATAGAGTTTAA
- a CDS encoding Gfo/Idh/MocA family oxidoreductase: MYKKIKFGIIGAGRIAKKFAEGIKYAKEAELIGIASRNITKSNEFGDIFGIKKRYDNYEALAKDEEIDVVYISTPNGLHKDHAILCLKNKKAVICEKPFAGSKKDAEEMISIAKENNVFLMEAMWTRFFPLIRRIREILNEDIIGKVKMIKGDFGFKSSTGYDDIRFDKNLAGGAIMDVGVYPISFVSMIYNRQPKEIKVISDICHTGVDEQSSMIFGYENGEMALLSCAIMTETPKNIFIIGDKGYIHIPHGWYRAEKAFIQVHNKDQETIHMPMEGNGYNYEIEEVIRCLKEGKLESDIMPLKESLEIQQTLDTIRKQIGII; encoded by the coding sequence ATGTACAAAAAAATCAAATTCGGAATTATAGGAGCAGGAAGAATTGCCAAGAAGTTTGCAGAAGGCATAAAATATGCAAAAGAAGCTGAGCTTATCGGCATCGCATCAAGAAATATAACCAAGTCTAATGAATTTGGAGATATCTTTGGAATTAAAAAAAGATATGATAATTATGAGGCATTGGCTAAAGACGAAGAAATTGATGTCGTTTATATTTCGACTCCTAATGGACTACATAAAGACCATGCAATATTGTGCCTCAAAAATAAAAAAGCAGTAATCTGCGAAAAACCCTTTGCAGGGAGCAAAAAAGATGCAGAAGAAATGATTAGCATAGCCAAAGAAAATAATGTATTTCTGATGGAAGCCATGTGGACAAGGTTTTTTCCACTGATTAGAAGGATAAGGGAAATACTCAATGAAGATATCATTGGTAAAGTTAAAATGATAAAAGGAGATTTTGGATTTAAGTCCAGCACGGGATATGATGATATCCGTTTTGATAAAAATCTAGCAGGGGGGGCAATAATGGATGTAGGGGTATACCCTATTTCTTTTGTATCCATGATATATAATAGGCAACCCAAAGAGATAAAAGTCATATCAGATATATGTCATACGGGGGTAGATGAGCAATCATCCATGATTTTTGGATACGAAAATGGGGAAATGGCACTTTTAAGCTGCGCAATAATGACAGAAACCCCCAAAAATATATTTATTATAGGTGATAAGGGGTATATACATATCCCCCATGGTTGGTATAGAGCTGAAAAAGCTTTTATCCAAGTACACAATAAGGATCAAGAAACAATCCATATGCCCATGGAAGGCAACGGATATAATTATGAAATAGAAGAAGTTATCAGATGCCTTAAGGAAGGTAAGTTAGAAAGTGATATTATGCCCCTTAAGGAATCCTTGGAAATTCAACAAACTCTAGATACCATCAGAAAACAAATCGGTATAATCTAA
- a CDS encoding tetratricopeptide repeat protein, with protein MSSLILSVSPETVERPYYFYMTKIKVYSIEELYYHCYHYWKQSIDDFLMGKLEDWVRVELGLSHISGQIKRIKDGQQSITEQYIGFLDLIDYFYESELDTLRKEIFKWENKAEWEKCKEKADYFMSLKKPEEAIKWYKKAIVFDENSKVYNNMGIACMHLGWYDDAAYFLTKANEKESNNLSILLNLTELYILKTDYEKAAEYLNEAAAMEDSKLIWFYYGELYNNQGSENEAVESYKRSIKKGDDYDSYIRLSRLYIGKRQYELAEDYLEQIPSKLRKEEYWLEYSNLYESWNKEELAIDYAQKSIEINKNYILAWVRLARLYRKKKKLEDASRAIQEALKINDEYEGAKLEQARIQKEQGKQKDYQGSLLELVKRWIHRYRHDSM; from the coding sequence ATGTCCTCATTAATACTTAGCGTCTCTCCTGAAACAGTGGAGAGACCATACTATTTTTATATGACTAAAATTAAGGTATATTCCATAGAAGAATTGTATTATCACTGCTACCATTATTGGAAGCAGTCTATTGATGACTTTTTAATGGGAAAACTAGAAGACTGGGTAAGAGTGGAATTAGGTTTATCTCATATAAGTGGACAGATAAAAAGGATAAAAGATGGGCAGCAATCCATAACAGAACAGTATATTGGGTTTCTAGATCTTATTGATTATTTTTATGAATCTGAATTAGATACTCTAAGAAAAGAAATTTTCAAATGGGAAAATAAAGCAGAGTGGGAAAAGTGTAAGGAAAAAGCCGATTATTTTATGTCCTTAAAAAAGCCAGAGGAAGCAATAAAGTGGTATAAAAAAGCCATAGTCTTTGATGAAAACTCCAAGGTTTATAATAATATGGGAATTGCTTGTATGCACTTAGGATGGTATGATGATGCTGCCTATTTTCTTACCAAAGCAAATGAAAAAGAATCTAATAATTTGTCTATACTTTTAAATCTAACAGAACTCTATATACTTAAAACAGATTATGAAAAAGCAGCAGAATATCTTAATGAAGCAGCAGCTATGGAGGATTCTAAACTAATATGGTTTTACTACGGAGAACTGTATAACAATCAAGGCAGTGAAAATGAGGCAGTGGAGTCTTATAAAAGGTCTATTAAAAAAGGTGATGATTATGATAGTTATATAAGATTATCAAGGCTATATATAGGTAAAAGGCAATACGAACTAGCAGAAGACTATCTAGAACAAATCCCTTCTAAGCTTAGGAAAGAAGAGTATTGGTTGGAATATTCGAATCTATATGAAAGCTGGAACAAAGAAGAATTGGCAATAGATTATGCCCAAAAAAGTATAGAAATAAATAAGAATTATATTTTAGCTTGGGTCAGATTAGCAAGACTATATAGAAAAAAGAAAAAACTAGAAGATGCATCTAGAGCAATCCAAGAAGCACTTAAAATTAACGATGAATATGAAGGAGCAAAACTCGAACAAGCCCGTATACAAAAAGAACAAGGTAAACAAAAAGATTATCAAGGCTCTTTGCTAGAATTAGTAAAAAGATGGATTCACAGATATCGACATGATTCCATGTAA
- a CDS encoding Hsp70 family protein has translation MSYLGIDLGTTNSAAIIYKDKTDEMEIVKIDGVDEILPSVVCYGEEGIIVGSEAKAGAIIYPESTVISVKRFMGQSEKIKVGALEKLPEEISAEILKKLKKAAENQSGENFDEVVITHPAYFNDRQIFATKKAGEMAGFKNVHLLSEPLAAAIEYGYRQGYAQTLLVYDLGGGTFDACVLKVSQDKNGEEIFQELSDVGDMNLGGDDFDSELIRLMKENFLKETGINLDKLETVERKRVVQKLKQEAEQAKKKLSGTNKVAIRIHPLIIHEGVPKNLVMELTREEFEALIRKYIDRSREIIQEALKRAGREPDEISKVILVGGSTLIPMVKRMVGGYIKEPYRATDPAKSVAMGASIYNYLIHLPNSNVKVGQITRQIFGTEAVINVDTMKKELIPIIPMGSSIPAKISDRNFASMSGASSVQVDVYQWEQDNEEERKYIGSVMLTGLKGTTQLEITYAIDENNLFEVFVKDLSTGKTERAEFDRTKVMPPPKRELSTTSAENMNIVFIIDTTGSMDTYINGVKDRAIEFSNILSRKGIGFQLGLIGFGDLGEKENPSVYNFTNEVEKFQRQVKNIPRTYGGDIPESSLEAVGTGIELLKTSKVDKSGKNIFILITDAPPHVPTEDGKYVPEICAMLRESSITTYVVARKDKLSIESYDPLTKPNGKYYDLQDKFTDILDNIAMDIAELVRL, from the coding sequence ATGAGTTATTTAGGAATAGATTTAGGAACCACCAATTCGGCAGCAATCATATATAAAGATAAAACAGATGAAATGGAAATTGTAAAGATAGATGGAGTGGATGAAATCCTTCCCTCTGTTGTGTGCTATGGAGAAGAAGGGATTATAGTAGGCAGTGAGGCCAAGGCTGGGGCAATCATATATCCAGAAAGCACCGTGATTTCTGTCAAGAGATTCATGGGACAATCGGAAAAAATCAAAGTAGGAGCCTTAGAAAAACTCCCGGAAGAAATAAGTGCCGAAATACTAAAAAAGTTAAAAAAAGCAGCAGAAAATCAAAGTGGAGAAAATTTTGATGAAGTAGTCATAACCCACCCAGCATATTTTAACGACAGACAGATATTTGCAACAAAAAAAGCAGGGGAGATGGCAGGATTTAAGAATGTTCATCTTTTATCAGAACCCCTAGCAGCGGCAATAGAATATGGGTATAGGCAGGGGTATGCCCAAACCCTTTTAGTATATGACTTAGGTGGGGGAACCTTTGATGCTTGTGTCCTAAAGGTATCCCAAGATAAAAATGGGGAGGAAATATTTCAAGAATTATCTGATGTCGGAGATATGAATCTTGGGGGAGATGATTTTGACAGTGAACTTATACGCCTGATGAAAGAGAATTTTTTAAAGGAGACAGGGATTAATCTAGACAAGTTAGAAACTGTAGAAAGAAAAAGAGTGGTTCAAAAACTAAAGCAAGAAGCGGAACAAGCCAAGAAGAAACTTTCAGGAACTAACAAAGTAGCCATAAGGATTCATCCCCTTATAATTCATGAAGGGGTCCCCAAAAATCTAGTAATGGAGTTAACAAGGGAAGAATTTGAAGCCTTAATTAGAAAATATATAGACAGAAGCCGTGAAATTATACAAGAGGCCCTAAAAAGGGCAGGAAGGGAACCCGACGAAATATCAAAGGTAATCTTAGTTGGGGGTTCAACCCTAATTCCTATGGTAAAAAGAATGGTTGGGGGATACATTAAGGAACCCTATCGTGCTACGGACCCTGCAAAGAGTGTAGCCATGGGGGCATCGATTTATAATTATCTCATCCACCTTCCTAACAGCAATGTAAAGGTGGGGCAAATCACCCGCCAAATTTTTGGTACGGAAGCGGTTATAAATGTAGATACCATGAAAAAAGAATTAATTCCCATTATCCCCATGGGCAGTTCTATTCCGGCAAAGATATCTGATAGAAACTTTGCCAGTATGTCCGGGGCTTCTTCGGTACAGGTTGATGTTTATCAATGGGAGCAAGATAATGAAGAAGAAAGAAAATATATAGGTAGTGTAATGCTTACGGGGCTTAAGGGTACTACCCAGCTAGAAATTACCTATGCCATAGATGAAAATAATCTTTTCGAAGTATTTGTAAAAGATTTATCTACAGGAAAAACTGAAAGAGCAGAATTTGATAGGACCAAGGTTATGCCGCCACCTAAAAGAGAGCTTTCGACTACTTCTGCCGAAAATATGAATATTGTATTTATAATAGATACTACAGGGAGCATGGACACCTATATTAATGGAGTTAAGGATAGGGCCATAGAATTTTCAAATATACTAAGTCGAAAAGGTATAGGTTTCCAATTGGGCCTTATAGGTTTTGGTGATTTAGGAGAAAAAGAAAACCCCAGTGTCTATAACTTCACAAATGAAGTAGAAAAATTCCAAAGACAAGTTAAAAATATTCCAAGAACCTATGGAGGGGATATACCCGAATCTTCTTTGGAAGCGGTAGGTACAGGTATAGAACTTTTGAAAACTTCTAAAGTGGACAAAAGTGGTAAAAACATATTTATACTTATAACTGATGCCCCACCCCATGTACCTACGGAAGATGGGAAATATGTTCCTGAGATTTGTGCTATGCTAAGGGAAAGTAGTATAACAACTTATGTTGTAGCAAGAAAGGATAAATTAAGCATAGAGAGCTATGATCCTTTAACAAAGCCTAATGGAAAATATTATGATTTACAAGATAAGTTTACAGATATCTTAGACAATATAGCAATGGACATTGCAGAATTGGTACGATTATAA
- a CDS encoding Hsp70 family protein yields the protein MNWEEYKKQIEEQKDLPEEWYILGIDLGTTNSVISYWDNNNKKPEPIDISNGFGKIPLPSVAQYRGEEGDEEEWVIGEEAYRSMKIYPETTIRSIKRKMGTNEKIQIEDKEYLPEEISAMILKELISHCKNMNPNAEIAGCVVSVPYDFDDGAKKATMRACELAGLKDKLICLIEEPKAAALAYNFRHQLSKDEKIMVFDFGGGTLDITLFHVVEKDDCRIKLQVISEGGEARHGGDNIDEVLLKQCYLYIENKTGQNKDAMTPENQAELIMRARETKERLSGVKSFRIPFTFCIPPFVEQITREQFENLIHDFIEKTRKLVLKALREAYTGALLPSDIDRVLLEGGSSTMPWIKDMLIGIFNEENKIYTSERPALDISLGATYYAAMKMGVLTHPDLEAEKVEVEFEVTVPHDIGLEVDHGTRKSFFTMIRRGTPYSLAKKSHIFTLSGKTLEDMTTLELRILERIDKEDTIENCKLIGDVGIKGLPKRPSGKTKLQVTLAVEEEGGLVKGAVEDLGFGEEYPPSGFKQPFDPSRFNKTVLEGEE from the coding sequence ATGAACTGGGAAGAATACAAGAAACAAATCGAAGAACAAAAAGATCTCCCCGAAGAATGGTATATCCTAGGAATAGACCTAGGGACAACCAACTCAGTAATAAGTTACTGGGATAATAATAACAAAAAACCCGAGCCCATAGACATCAGCAATGGATTTGGTAAGATTCCTCTTCCTTCAGTAGCTCAATATAGGGGAGAAGAAGGGGACGAAGAGGAATGGGTTATAGGAGAAGAAGCCTATAGGTCTATGAAAATTTACCCGGAAACCACCATAAGATCAATCAAAAGAAAAATGGGAACCAACGAAAAAATACAAATAGAAGATAAAGAATATCTTCCGGAAGAGATATCGGCAATGATTTTAAAAGAATTGATAAGTCATTGTAAAAACATGAACCCAAATGCAGAGATTGCAGGGTGCGTAGTTTCTGTACCTTATGATTTTGATGATGGGGCAAAAAAGGCTACGATGAGAGCTTGTGAATTAGCGGGATTGAAAGATAAGTTGATTTGCCTTATAGAAGAACCAAAGGCAGCGGCCCTAGCATATAATTTCAGACATCAATTATCCAAGGATGAAAAAATCATGGTTTTTGATTTTGGGGGAGGGACTTTAGATATTACTCTATTCCATGTAGTCGAAAAAGATGATTGTCGCATCAAGCTGCAGGTAATAAGCGAAGGAGGGGAAGCACGCCACGGGGGAGATAATATCGACGAAGTCCTCCTAAAACAATGTTATTTATATATAGAAAATAAAACAGGACAAAATAAGGATGCTATGACACCAGAAAATCAAGCAGAACTTATAATGAGAGCAAGGGAAACAAAAGAAAGATTATCCGGGGTCAAAAGCTTTAGAATTCCTTTTACCTTTTGTATTCCGCCATTTGTAGAACAAATAACAAGGGAGCAATTTGAAAATTTAATCCATGACTTTATAGAAAAAACGAGAAAACTTGTATTAAAAGCTTTAAGAGAAGCTTATACTGGGGCACTGCTTCCAAGCGACATAGATAGGGTACTTCTTGAAGGGGGTTCATCTACTATGCCTTGGATAAAAGATATGCTAATAGGTATATTTAATGAAGAAAATAAAATATACACATCAGAAAGACCAGCTCTAGATATCTCCTTGGGTGCTACTTATTATGCAGCTATGAAAATGGGGGTGTTAACCCACCCTGATTTAGAAGCGGAAAAGGTAGAAGTGGAATTTGAAGTTACAGTTCCCCATGATATTGGACTCGAAGTAGATCATGGCACAAGGAAATCTTTTTTTACCATGATAAGAAGGGGGACCCCCTATTCATTGGCAAAAAAAAGCCATATATTTACTCTATCAGGGAAAACTCTTGAAGATATGACAACTCTAGAACTTAGAATTCTAGAAAGAATAGATAAAGAAGATACCATAGAAAATTGTAAGTTAATTGGGGATGTAGGCATAAAGGGATTGCCAAAGAGGCCATCAGGTAAGACTAAGTTGCAGGTAACCCTTGCAGTAGAGGAAGAAGGGGGGCTTGTAAAAGGTGCAGTTGAAGATTTAGGATTCGGAGAAGAGTATCCCCCTAGCGGATTTAAGCAGCCCTTTGATCCAAGCCGATTTAATAAGACAGTACTGGAGGGAGAAGAATGA
- a CDS encoding Hsp70 family protein gives MSWKIFKKQISSMDFNDETKFILGIDIGSKATKIAIWNVNRKQAELIDMSGGYGNPSIPTVMQYIPENREWVYGEYALLNRGYFDDITIHNILSKLGTKELINISGKPMNIPNLLSRYIKEIIDMCKNLNPNADIVGVIAAVPDYFSESAREELERAFSIAGLSKALINLMGYRECILRYLYFERSLNSEEKVLFIDYGGEQIRGGLIRVNPSNEGSVNAETLSYLFDSTLGGRKLDKLLKKLFVNFYCEETGLTQHRISDEILHQIEVFAYQNKGLLFQNYYKKKTTKLYFNFVYPAFQKSVTIEDMDRLIEPFSQSIKEFISKLLNKTINGVIDKNEIHKIIAVGGGFEMSWMKELLENEFLGSSIIYPKEAEGTVALGACIGAASYLGIIPETMIKLTDYHRLTWDIGINGAFRKAPCFIPLIEKNTFWWQKPKPKIFILDGETENTLCIPVYKRNDRGEITPLHTINLEGLPDRPSRTLRLKFTLGFRQYDQIEVIIKDCGFGEMFPATDYTQTAIIQL, from the coding sequence ATGAGCTGGAAAATATTCAAAAAACAAATTTCATCAATGGACTTTAATGACGAAACAAAATTCATACTAGGAATAGATATAGGAAGCAAAGCAACCAAAATAGCCATTTGGAATGTTAATAGGAAGCAGGCAGAATTAATCGATATGAGTGGTGGTTATGGGAATCCCTCCATACCAACGGTTATGCAATACATTCCAGAAAATAGGGAATGGGTCTATGGTGAATATGCCCTACTTAATAGGGGATATTTTGATGATATCACAATTCATAATATCTTATCAAAATTAGGAACTAAGGAACTTATAAATATTAGTGGTAAACCCATGAATATACCAAACCTCCTTAGTAGATACATTAAAGAAATAATAGATATGTGTAAGAACCTAAACCCCAATGCAGATATAGTAGGGGTTATAGCCGCAGTACCGGATTATTTTTCGGAAAGTGCTAGGGAAGAATTAGAAAGAGCTTTTTCAATTGCAGGGCTTAGTAAGGCCTTAATAAATCTAATGGGTTATAGAGAATGTATTTTAAGATATTTGTATTTTGAGCGTTCTCTAAACAGTGAAGAAAAGGTTTTATTTATCGATTATGGGGGAGAACAGATACGGGGAGGACTTATTAGGGTTAATCCTTCCAATGAAGGGAGTGTTAATGCGGAGACATTATCTTATTTATTTGATTCAACCTTGGGAGGAAGAAAACTTGATAAACTATTAAAAAAGTTATTTGTTAATTTTTATTGTGAAGAAACAGGGCTAACTCAACATAGGATTAGTGATGAAATTCTCCACCAAATTGAGGTCTTTGCATATCAAAATAAAGGGTTATTATTCCAAAACTATTATAAGAAAAAAACAACAAAACTATATTTTAACTTTGTATATCCTGCCTTCCAAAAGTCCGTTACTATTGAGGATATGGATAGGCTCATAGAGCCATTTTCACAAAGTATTAAAGAATTTATTTCTAAATTGTTAAATAAAACAATCAACGGAGTAATCGATAAAAATGAAATACACAAAATAATAGCCGTTGGGGGCGGCTTTGAAATGAGCTGGATGAAGGAACTTTTAGAAAACGAATTTCTAGGAAGTTCCATCATATACCCAAAAGAAGCAGAAGGGACGGTAGCACTAGGGGCATGTATAGGTGCCGCTTCTTACTTGGGAATCATTCCTGAGACAATGATTAAATTAACAGATTACCATAGGTTAACCTGGGATATAGGGATTAATGGAGCCTTTAGAAAGGCACCTTGTTTCATACCCCTAATAGAAAAAAATACGTTTTGGTGGCAAAAACCCAAACCAAAAATATTTATATTGGATGGGGAAACGGAAAACACATTATGTATACCTGTATACAAAAGAAATGATAGGGGGGAGATAACACCCCTACATACCATAAACCTTGAAGGCTTACCCGATAGACCTTCAAGAACCCTAAGGCTAAAATTTACCTTAGGATTTAGACAATATGACCAAATAGAGGTAATCATAAAGGACTGTGGATTCGGAGAAATGTTTCCCGCCACAGATTATACCCAAACTGCAATTATCCAACTATAA
- the grpE gene encoding nucleotide exchange factor GrpE, which produces MFKEYPPILLKSKELIEAWRKTLQAFDEFTEQSIKGCFFHIKMKVMLRILNHLTEENKLSKYDERIFEYFDHLMHHYQRTIYLFYDNEENIKTGKAKEILIGICTVLLSQLKQFKESQLANQGIADPKANINPIKIEKDKFVTEQKINILNQLDELEKLWLNYKIGPTLINSRNRLMDIYKGEDSQLEFIRELYLLLIEEMSEPLYKCYTKRSEKGIKRLNDFHLRKAANFYYESIKQEKDNVEAIIKIQVNALEEEMKIEQYESSEQQIIQEILHTIREAYQHLGKEIEELEDFFKEAEKEPNKIILLDKEGFENYLKFQGMRLYINDITVRKKLRLKTEEPLEFIDNFNDFTEKWGSLKEELLKIYIEKFNPGALLKEIVENLYINKEAGERIVDFFLEFNKNQELYKDIPEEAEYTPIIEGISETISIKIESLRESLELYQSTINQFEEYVKKELDPIVIEKEYEKIDLEIYNKFISKYDTPIEDVLTQKGAFLDNEIKEGYDALMERLGRKVEKIKNEANKKMIKYLREHLFFEMSTYEEIINYSVSRLRNENEEVVASYVENIDALTLKLENLLEEFKVEFINPKTHEKFNGKEHEVLMAEVKEGFEKGEIIKTMNRGYKYNNQIVLKANVVAGK; this is translated from the coding sequence ATGTTTAAGGAGTATCCCCCTATTTTGCTAAAGTCAAAGGAATTAATCGAAGCCTGGAGAAAAACCCTTCAGGCTTTCGATGAATTTACTGAACAAAGTATAAAGGGATGTTTTTTTCATATCAAAATGAAGGTAATGCTTAGAATACTTAATCATCTTACTGAGGAAAATAAATTATCCAAATATGATGAGCGGATATTTGAATACTTTGATCACTTAATGCATCATTATCAAAGGACAATCTACTTATTTTATGATAATGAGGAAAACATAAAAACGGGAAAAGCAAAAGAAATATTGATTGGAATATGCACCGTACTTTTGTCGCAGCTTAAGCAATTTAAAGAAAGCCAGCTGGCAAATCAGGGAATAGCCGACCCTAAGGCTAATATCAATCCAATTAAAATAGAAAAGGATAAATTTGTTACAGAACAAAAGATAAATATCTTAAATCAGTTAGATGAACTGGAAAAGCTATGGCTTAATTATAAAATAGGCCCAACTTTAATAAATTCAAGAAATAGATTAATGGACATCTATAAAGGTGAAGATTCACAACTAGAATTCATAAGAGAATTATATCTCTTATTGATTGAAGAAATGAGTGAACCTCTTTATAAATGTTATACAAAAAGGTCAGAGAAGGGTATAAAAAGGCTTAACGATTTTCATTTAAGAAAGGCTGCCAATTTTTACTATGAATCCATAAAACAAGAAAAAGATAATGTGGAGGCAATTATTAAGATTCAAGTGAATGCCTTGGAAGAAGAAATGAAAATAGAGCAGTACGAAAGTAGTGAACAGCAAATAATCCAAGAAATTCTACATACCATAAGGGAGGCCTATCAGCATTTAGGAAAAGAAATCGAAGAGTTAGAGGATTTCTTTAAAGAGGCAGAAAAAGAGCCTAACAAAATAATATTACTTGATAAAGAGGGATTTGAAAACTACCTGAAGTTTCAAGGAATGAGATTGTATATTAATGACATCACCGTAAGAAAGAAGCTTAGGCTCAAAACCGAAGAGCCCTTAGAGTTTATTGATAATTTTAATGACTTTACCGAAAAATGGGGCTCCTTGAAGGAGGAACTTTTAAAGATATATATAGAAAAGTTCAACCCAGGGGCTCTACTAAAGGAAATAGTCGAAAATTTATATATAAACAAAGAAGCCGGAGAAAGAATAGTAGATTTTTTTCTAGAGTTTAATAAAAATCAGGAATTATACAAGGATATACCGGAAGAAGCTGAGTATACCCCTATAATAGAAGGAATCTCTGAAACAATTTCTATAAAAATTGAAAGCCTAAGGGAAAGCCTAGAGTTATACCAGAGTACAATCAATCAATTTGAGGAATATGTAAAAAAAGAGTTGGATCCTATTGTGATAGAAAAAGAATACGAAAAAATCGACTTAGAAATATACAATAAATTTATTAGCAAGTATGATACCCCTATAGAGGATGTTCTAACACAAAAAGGAGCATTTTTAGATAATGAAATCAAAGAGGGCTATGATGCCCTTATGGAAAGGCTAGGAAGAAAAGTAGAAAAAATTAAAAATGAAGCTAATAAAAAAATGATAAAGTATCTTAGGGAGCATCTGTTTTTTGAAATGAGCACCTATGAAGAAATAATAAACTATTCGGTATCTAGACTTAGAAATGAAAATGAAGAGGTAGTAGCTTCTTATGTAGAAAATATTGATGCCCTTACCCTAAAACTAGAAAACCTGCTAGAGGAATTTAAAGTTGAATTTATAAACCCTAAGACCCATGAAAAATTTAATGGGAAAGAACATGAAGTTCTGATGGCTGAAGTAAAAGAAGGATTTGAAAAGGGTGAAATCATCAAGACCATGAACAGGGGATATAAATATAACAATCAAATCGTATTAAAAGCCAATGTAGTTGCAGGCAAATAG